One stretch of Roseimicrobium sp. ORNL1 DNA includes these proteins:
- a CDS encoding CsbD family protein, giving the protein MKAKGSWNETKGKLKQKFADLTDDDLLYQEGKEDELYGRLQQRLGKTREEVDRIIDEL; this is encoded by the coding sequence CTGAAAGCCAAGGGCAGCTGGAACGAAACCAAGGGCAAGCTGAAGCAGAAGTTTGCCGACCTCACGGATGACGACCTCCTCTACCAGGAAGGCAAGGAGGACGAACTCTACGGCCGCCTGCAGCAGCGCCTCGGCAAGACCCGCGAAGAGGTCGACCGCATCATTGATGAACTCTAA
- the dhaL gene encoding dihydroxyacetone kinase subunit DhaL — MPKTSLSKEDVKAMLLLACDRIIAAEPQLSEADRNLGDGDHGLGMQRGMTAAKEKLNAAEPDSIEKAFSTVGMAMMSSMGGASGAIFGTFFRNGGKALAGKEAFDAAALAAFLQAGVDGVKSRGGAAVGDKTVVDAMEPAAAKAAEVSGDSLPDAITAVAAAAEGGLEASKALVAKFGRAKTLGEAAIGFPDAGAMSVTVIINAMKDHITA; from the coding sequence ATGCCCAAGACTTCCCTCTCCAAAGAAGACGTGAAAGCCATGCTGCTGCTGGCGTGCGACCGTATCATCGCCGCTGAGCCCCAGCTTTCTGAAGCCGACCGCAATCTCGGAGACGGCGACCATGGACTCGGCATGCAACGCGGCATGACCGCCGCCAAGGAAAAGCTGAATGCCGCTGAGCCGGACAGCATTGAGAAGGCTTTCTCCACCGTGGGCATGGCCATGATGAGCAGCATGGGTGGCGCGAGCGGCGCGATTTTTGGCACCTTCTTCCGAAACGGCGGCAAGGCGCTTGCGGGCAAGGAAGCCTTTGACGCTGCAGCCCTCGCCGCCTTCCTGCAGGCAGGTGTGGACGGCGTGAAGTCCCGTGGCGGCGCCGCTGTCGGTGACAAGACCGTGGTGGATGCCATGGAACCTGCCGCCGCAAAGGCCGCCGAAGTCTCCGGTGATTCCCTTCCGGATGCCATCACCGCCGTGGCTGCTGCTGCGGAAGGTGGCCTGGAAGCCAGCAAGGCCCTCGTCGCAAAATTTGGACGCGCCAAGACCCTTGGTGAAGCCGCGATTGGTTTCCCGGATGCCGGCGCCATGTCCGTGACCGTCATCATCAATGCGATGAAGGATCACATCACTGCGTAG
- a CDS encoding dihydroxyacetone kinase subunit DhaK yields the protein MSANPAKKIINDPLKCADELFDGLVLAYDGKARKVGTRSIVMNDLRPDAPALLIGGGAGHEPIYHGLVGKGMADGAAVGDIFAAPPPDIVLDATQAVNRGKGVLYLYGNYAGDVMNFDIGAELAAEEGIEVKTVIINDDVASAPLDAKHNRRGVAGLVPVVKLAGAAATVVDSLDELARIAQKAVDHTRTVGVSTKPGSIPATGQPTFELADDVIGLGMGIHGEKGVGLIPMCTADELAPKMLDIIFGDDLPLNAGDEIVFFVNSLGSTHMMELLIMLRAAKPILEKRGIKIHQTIVDSIVTCQEMAGVSFSVTKLDAELKKLWDLPCESVGYTKL from the coding sequence ATGAGCGCCAATCCCGCCAAGAAGATCATTAACGACCCCCTCAAGTGTGCCGACGAACTCTTCGATGGCCTGGTGCTCGCCTATGACGGCAAGGCCCGCAAAGTCGGCACACGCTCCATCGTGATGAACGACCTGCGCCCGGACGCCCCTGCGCTGCTCATCGGTGGTGGCGCGGGCCATGAGCCCATCTACCACGGCCTCGTGGGCAAGGGCATGGCAGACGGCGCCGCCGTCGGCGACATCTTTGCGGCTCCTCCTCCCGACATCGTACTGGACGCCACCCAGGCCGTGAACCGCGGCAAGGGCGTGCTGTATCTCTACGGCAACTACGCTGGCGACGTGATGAACTTCGACATCGGCGCGGAACTCGCCGCTGAAGAAGGCATTGAGGTGAAGACGGTCATCATCAATGACGACGTCGCCTCTGCGCCCCTGGATGCCAAGCACAACCGCCGTGGTGTGGCTGGCCTCGTGCCGGTCGTGAAGCTCGCAGGCGCCGCCGCCACCGTGGTAGATTCGCTGGATGAGCTCGCCCGCATCGCCCAGAAGGCCGTGGACCACACCCGCACCGTGGGTGTCTCCACCAAGCCCGGCAGCATTCCTGCCACCGGCCAGCCTACGTTCGAACTCGCGGATGATGTCATCGGCCTCGGCATGGGCATCCACGGTGAGAAGGGCGTGGGCCTCATCCCCATGTGCACCGCGGACGAACTCGCTCCCAAGATGCTCGACATCATCTTCGGCGACGACCTTCCGCTGAACGCGGGCGACGAGATCGTGTTCTTCGTGAACAGCCTCGGGAGTACCCACATGATGGAACTGCTCATCATGCTGCGCGCCGCCAAGCCCATCCTCGAAAAGCGCGGTATCAAAATCCACCAGACCATCGTGGACAGCATCGTCACCTGCCAGGAGATGGCCGGGGTGTCCTTCAGCGTCACCAAGCTCGACGCCGAGCTAAAGAAGCTCTGGGACCTTCCTTGCGAAAGCGTGGGCTACACCAAGCTGTAA